The genomic DNA AGTAATGGACAACCATGCAATAGAAGAATTCAGGGGCAAAAAGGCCGAGGAGCTGAAAGGACTTTTCAAACAAGACCGATTCAAGATGTCTGGTCTCAATCAATCCATGTCAATGATTGATCTAGTGAGCCATATTGAAAACCAAACTAGATTCACTTGGTGAGCTGCTGGCTAATCTCCCGAAAATTGCTTCTCTCCCACAGTTCTTGTTCAACATTCCAGAGGATTCCAAGATGAACCAAACTAGATAACCTTAAATCTGTTGTTGGAAAATCTTGTTCTAGTAAATGAATGGTTGTTAAGAGGATTCTGAAATTGACGTTAATAAGTTGTGTATAGATAATAGGTCTATTGTTTCTGCTTTAGTATTTCTTTTAAATGTACAAGGAATATGTATAGTttcaattgtaaaaatattaagggTGGCAATTTAAGTTGGCAGGGTTAACGATTCTAACCTGACTCGATTTTACCTATTTCGAACCAAACTCGACTTGATTTTTTCATGGTTCGGTCCGCGAAAACTTCGAAAATTCAGtataaatcaaatttcaaatatttataaagttccCAGGGTCAGGGCCGGCCCTGGAAAGCCCTGAGATTTTGGGGGccctatgcaaatttaaattttggggcccctaaaatagtaataaaaaaattaattttaattaataaaataaaatataaataattaatatattataatacgagattaaaaagaagatgaaaaaattatttttataatatatatttaatattaaagaagaaaaaagaggaaaaaataatattaataatataatattattaaatataaaaaaatgggggCCCTATAAAAGTGGGGGGCCTATGCAAGTGCATTGGTTGCCTTACCCCAAGGTCGGCCCACATAGGGTGACCATTATTGAGTAATGCCTGATTTACAAAccaatataaatacatatttactTACCCATCTATGTGATAATATCATGAATTCTCTACAAAAaagaaacaatttataaaagacAGAATAAAAACACATATCATCTAATCTTTGTTGATCATAAAAGAGATTGATCAGATCCAGAAACTAGGGTTCTTCGTCGTCATTTTCCTGCACCAAGCTGATTAACATGTCGATCTGACTCTGCAATCTCACGTTCTCTCTTTCTACATGTGACCTTTTATTTCTCTCCTCCAACAGCTGAACTTGCAGGTGTTCAACACATTTTGCATCCTCTTCTAATTGCTCATTTAACCCATCAATCTCTCTATCCTGAGTTTTCAACAGACAATGGAGAATACAATTATTAGAGTTTTCAGAGACTTCTATGTATGATACTAAAAAGAATTAACTGTTTTACACCTTTCTGTTCATTTCTTGAACAACTATTCTCCTAATGCTTTCTACAACATCAACATTCACAATCTTGCGTTTTTTACCTATCAACCACCCACGTGGATACGATGTGGTCTCGAAATCCGGTGGACGAAATCACGCACCTGCGTCACGCATCCGCGTCACGCACTCGCCTCACACATCCGGATTCCGTTGCAATGGTGACATTTACCTAATCAATCCCTaatccctaaaccctaacaaacaATGCATTTACCCGGAAAGAAATAAAGGAAGGAGGAAGCATACCAGTAGCAGCGAACATCCTTCCTTCGTTGGGATTCCGACATCTTCGTCGGGGGTCGTCGTCGGGGGTCGTcgtctttttagagagaaggaggaaaAGTGGAGAAGGGGAAGTGAAGAGAGAGaacaagaaagaaataaatgaaaagaaatgaaaataactggaaattttctaattatataggaaatgcattgtggacttttcacaatgcacTCGGGTGCGTCGCGCAACTTCAACTGAATGATGCGTGATGCAATAGagacatttttataaaaaaaaaaaattaggatcaCCAGTTAATTTATGTTCTCACACTTTCTGCTATTATGTCtattattagggtcatttcctcaaatttcccaataaaaaaaaggtaataattatttttactttaaaaaatgtattaatttttgaGATCCAACCTATATACAAATTCATTTTTGCTTGTCTATATGCTttattgaattgtataaaagagTGAGtgtatttctttctttcaagGCTTTAATCTGGACCGATCGATTTCGTTCTTCCTTCCTCTTCAATTTTCCCGATCTGGTCAATCTGCTGCATTTTTTCTCTAGAATTTCAGTCGTTGATATCGGTCCAACTGGGTTAGCCTGCCTTCCTGCTTAACTGGAGCTATTGCTTAATGAATTGAAACAAGAAATTGGGTTATCCATGAACAACTGGTGTCCTCCGTCGAAGCTTTAGTTAGCAGTTTAGCTTTTTCCATGGCAGCCCCGAGGAATTTTTTGATTGAGGTTGGGCGGGTTACAGACGAAGAGAAGGCAGAGGAATCTCCTATAAGCAAGAAACAGATTGGCGTAAAACTTGTGGGAAGAAGGCTCTTCTTTGGGAGATGGAAATTCGCGGCCGCCTTAGGCGTattcttgatcttcttctttGGTCTTTTCTGCATATATTTTACGATTCCAGCTGCTCAGTATGGTTCACTTAAGCTACCTCGATCGATTTCGGATCTTCGGATTCTCAAGTAAGTTGTTGGTAAATAGATTTTGTAGTTTCATCTTTCATGTTAATCAACACCATCTAGATTATTTTAGTTCCTGCAATCTGTGAATATAGAAGATGATAGCCCATTACCTAAATTTGCAGAAACAAGTGTTTGAAGTTTATCCTGCGTTAGACAATAGTATATTAGCTTGTCTTTCTGAGAATAAACTCAAGAACTTCTCATATATGTTTTCTTGATAattgatttgatatttttgattCGATGAACTTTGTTGCAGAGATGAGTTAGCAACATATGCTGGAGCTTACCCAACAAGATTTGTTCTTGGTTACTGCTCAATTTACATATTCATGCAGACATTTATGATTCCTGGAACCATATTCATGTCATTGTTAGCTGGATCTCTTTTTGGAGTTGTAAGAGGTCTTTTTCTGGTTGTGTTTAATGCCACAGCTGGAGCATCATCTTGTTATTTTCTATCAAAGCTTCTAGGAAAACCTATAGTTACCTGGTTGTGGCCTGATAAGCTGAAATTTTTCCAGGCAGAGGTAAATTTCTCTACCATTTTTAGATTGACTGTTTCTAAATCTTTTTGGGGTGTTCAGACTAATCTCGAAAGCTGCTTTTAACATGTAGATTGCCAAGCGAAGGGAGAAGTTGCTGAATTACATGCTATTTCTGAGGGTAACACCCACTTTACCCAATCTATTCATCAATTTGGCATCTCCAATTGTGGATATACCTTTTCATGTTTTCTTTTTCGCAACGGTGATCGGCCTTATACCTGCCTCTTATATTACAGTCAAAGTAAGTATTTTTATCTTTCCCAAGCCTTCTTTTCAACATTACATTTTGCATTTCTAGGCTTCTAATATTACAATGATGGATGAACCAATGTTATTTAGGAAGAAGGTTTATAGTCCAATATCAATCAATTCAAATGAACCATCCCCAACCTGAAAAACCAAATCTCCCCGTTTTAATCCGGAAGCGCTTTGAATTTAATCGGGGACCACAGCTGTGAGGTGTATATAGTGatcctttaatttaaaaaaaaaaaattctgaatCAACTTGAGAACTGTCATCACCAAACCTATTACTTctggataataaaaaaatgtatcaaTTGTGTGTTAGTTTTTTTCTAGAATGAGACTACATTTGTgcctttatatatatttcttaactGGATTTTTTTTCATCATCAGGCTGGGCTTACATTGGCAGAGCTGAAGTCAGTTAAAGATCTTTATGATTTCAAGACATTGTCTGTTCTTTTTCTTATTGGATCTATCATTATTTTGCCTACCATCCTGAAAAGGAAACGGATATACGAGTGAGCGTTCTTCGTTTGTTCTTCATTCTTTCTCGAAGAGAAACCAAGAAGATGCTGATCTTAAATTGTTGGATGGCTGCAAACCGAAGACATTTGTAAGAAAGTTTTTACAATAATATGTCCTTTCTTTTTTGATGGGTACAAATGGAAActataaattttagaaaaagatGTATGGATAGCCGAGAGTGGTAGTGATAGACATGGGTTATATTGTTTTACTAATTTAGTTTTGGGATTAgaattttggttttattttgatAAGAATCTTGAATTTTGTAGAAGTTTTATATAGACCCTTTTCAATATAATGTGTTCTTTTGtgtgtttgaaattatttagaGATGATCAGAAAGCTAGAAATCTTGTTCACGGAAGCAGTAACACAAAGAACAGATTGCAATATAATCATTTAAGGCAATTATTGATCTTGTTTCCACAAATTGGAAGCCTGGTATATCCTTAATCTTTATCCAAATCTGAAATGTGCATTGTATCTTTATGGATAACAGATTAATGATAAGAGAATTAACTTGATTAGTTTGACTTATTGGAGTTAAATCTGTAGCTTCATTTTTTGACATAGTGCTAAGAAAATCAACACTGGATACAAagataaaatcatttcatttggAGATAGATTAGAACTGACAAAGAGCTTGATTTAGTGCATTTGgtcaaataagaaataattaatttcaataattcatatttagtttaatctgaaacattttattttccttCCACATGGAGAGATGTTATTCTTGCAACTCTTGTGGTcaagacatttttttttctatataggAAAATTTTATTCTACTGGACCTCCagactaaaaataatatttttttaattatcatatttgaatttataccaaaaaaaatttacaaataataaaatctttgtATAAATAGTCTAAGTGTTTTATAGGACAAAAAATAGTTTTCAATTCTCTTCAagtgtatttatttaaaaattaatttttatcttaatttttacgTGAAATTCAGAACCATTTTCTgtcctacccacctttcaaacaatttttcccaaactacccaccttttcattcacattcccaaactacccacctttctctctctaaatcattaatcaacccattaattaactcactctctatcttaacccactaattaactcCCTCCCTCTCtctaaacccattaattaactcctctatctctttcaactattaattaatatcctcacttttaaactattaattaattcaattaaaatatattatataaatattaaaataaaataacacatatattttatttttatttaaatctataaatataatatatataattcaaattaaatacactaaattaaataatttaaatagctattataaattaaaataaaatagaatacattacataaaccggtaacttgaaataaaatgtattacataaaaattaaaataaaatacattacatcacaataaaatacctaacataaacattacaataaaataaaatacataataaataataaatattaatcacgttcaatatacaatcaaatgcatattttatttttataattcaattttatgataTCCACTCCATTTTCCACAAGAGCAAAAACCTCTATATAAATCCACATTATGTTTGTTACCACCCTTCCAATATCCATTTATGGTTCTGTATTGTGCAGTAACAATTTCGAAGACTCCTCTTTGTTCATTGTATGGAATAATCTTGTGTGATGATGTTTTTTTCTCAacagtttcaaataattctcttgACCTTTGACAATAAATTTGACCATTTTGAAGGTCATTAAACGTCGcagtttcaaatataaaaaaaattgaattataaagataaatatgcattttattgtatattgaacgtgattaatatttattatgtattttattttattgtaatgtttatgttatgtattttattgtgaggtaatgtattttattttaatgtttatgtaatatattttatttcaagttcccgtttaaatgtattctattttattttaatttataatagctatttaaattatttaatttagtgtatttaatttgaattatatatattatatttatagatttaaataaaaataaaatatatgtgttattttattttaatatttatataatatattttaattgaattaattaatagtttaaaagtgaggatattaattaatagttgaaagagatagaggagttaattaatgggtttagaGAGAGGGAGGgagttaattagtgggttaagatagagagtgagttaattaatgggttgattaatgatttagagagagaaaggtgggtagtttgggaatatgaatgaaaaggtgggtagtttgggaaaaattgtttgaaagatGGGTAGGACAGGAAATGGTTCTGAAATTCAAGCCCTTCTAATCATTCCGTTCCTAGTTTTGGTGACAGTCTAATTTTCATGCGTATTTTTTAGAAATGGTTTGGAAAGGGAATGACGTTCCACAATCTGATTGGtcgaaaaaataattattttcctCTCTTCACTTTCATCACCCTATCACTCctcacatttttaaaatttttccacacatttcattaaaaaaaattatatcaaacaactttatcaaaattatttaaaattcgtgtttaaataattcaaataaactattaaattaattgaaaaaaatacggattttaaaattttataatttaacgagtttataaattattttgaatttacataaataaattatatttatattaaaaacattcaaacataaaatgtcacttaattaattttttaactataacTCCCTtcttattattatgttatttattataatatatatatatatatatattattcttatataataataataataataataataataataataataataataataataataataataatagtattctTATCAACAGAActcttaaaatttaaagtaaattgacaaattttgaatttataagtTAGTCAATCATCTGACGcattttttaaactaacttaatttattaagttaaagTTTATTCTTTCACTGaacaaactaatttaatttatttaaaattcaattatttttatttttttacattttaaacttttttttattaacattatgacttattataaataaattcaaaatttaattatatataataataaatatattacattcatattataaatatacatataaaatctaaataattaaatctaaaatatatttaataataagacatattattaataaaattttaaatgtcaaataaataaagataactGGGTTTTAACACTaaactatattaatttgaaaaaacaaaattaaaaaagttaaaacatCAAACTAGGTGATTGGAAAATGATtccaacaattttatataaaattctaattgCACAATCCTTTTGAAATACTTACCTACCTACCCCAGTCTCCAATTGCACAAATAATCCTAAATTGCTTCTGCAAATCTATTAACAAACCATCCAATTCAGTCAATCAACTTGAATAATCAATATAATTGCATTTTACTAGTAATAAgacacataaataatattacttaaAAGTTGTATCATGTATGTTATTACATGTGAAGATAAAACAAACAGCCCAtcataattgttaaaattatttgaacattaaaaAGATCAACCCACTGTACACAGATGGAACTCACTCTTCAAAAGCAAATTTCCTTAAAATGCACATGCACATGCAAAACGTACGTAGTaagtaagaaagaaagaagaagcaACATTTCACAAACTCCTAACGGTGTCCACACGATCAATCACATCCAACGCTTTAAGCTTGTCGATAGCAAAGTCAATCACAGGCAAAGACAAAGGACGGCGAATATGAATAGGACGGTGATCCTTCATCGATTCGTAAGTAGGCGAATGACTGCTACTCTTACTCAATCTATTATGCTTCTTCATTAACCTCGTTTTAGCTGTATCAAACTCTTGGCTCTTGCTTATTCCAGGCGTCAGTTTCCTCTTGTTTACGTCTCTTAGCATCTGTTGATCCTCAACCGAAAGTGAAGGGGGACTCGATTTGCGTGCTTGAAACTGATTTGGTGATCGGATTGGGGATTTAATTGGGGATTTACTGTTGTTTGTGGAAGATCTCGATTGTGAAATGAGATAGTGGAGCCAGACGATTAGCTCAAGTATGTGAGTTTCGACTTTTTCTTTGTCGGCATGATGAAGAGTCTCGAGCTTGATTGTTTCGATTTGCCCGGTTGCTTTTCTGTTCACATCACAACTGATTGATGTAGCAAAATCCTTCAGAAAATGGGATCATCAAATGATGAGAAGATTGTACAAATATGGAAGGATTGTGTTATACTTACCCTGTATTTGCCCATTCACCAACCCAACCAAATCCATGATGTGCTCTGCATTTACAAGATATTAaaaccaaataattataaaaaataaaaaaaataatggtttTACACAATTGAGCTCATTTGGACCTTCTTTCACGAAACATTACAAATTTGATTTTCCAGAATCATAAAGTGTGATAACAAATATAGCTATGATTTCATAATATaacaagaaaaggaaaaatagTAATATTGCAATCAATGAAGGGGAAGTTATTTTTACTTGGTCGTGTTATTGGCAATAGGAACAAGCCAACGCAATGTTTTCTCCATTTCAGCTTTGATTTGATGAAGAGAAAGCTGCATGGAAACCATCAAATTAGAAATCAGTTAAGAAACTGAGGATTTTCTGCAAGTAATCTGGGTTATTAGCAAAGGCTCAAGTCTAAGAACATACATCCTCTATAGGCTGAAACGACTGCAGCTTTGGACGCAAAGCTGACTTAATATTGGGCGGCAATCCTTGGTATAAAGCATCCCTTGTATTCGGTGGGATAGAGCTTGATCGTGTAACCTGTTAACATCAAatgtaacaaaaaaatataatgaaataatacaaatatttataaaataaacaatgaatataatgatttaatatatgttgtaaaagataaatatatattggaGATACCACAAAAATATgagttaaaattatatgattgtttttcattattttttgtgTCTGGGGCATAACATATTAATATCATCCCTGGTCAACTACATGTCAAAACTTGGTgcccaaattattattatttttttttgctgaGAGGACTGAAGAAGGTTATTTCAGAAGAAATGAATTTTCTAGTCTGTAAAAGAGGTTCTTAGATGGGAATTCCCATTTTGTCTTCCCATGTGATATCCTATTGCATTTAGGCTTAGCCATTTTTCCTTTAAAGTAAATGACATGAACTCACCAGAGTATCAATCTGACTAATGATGTTTGCATAATGCAATGCCAAACCTGCTGACCCCAGTTTCTGATTGTTTTTAATAGGTCTATTTCCATCTGTAGTGGTCAAATGAGATTTAAACAAGAAATTCCATCAGCCTAGCAAAGGTAGTTACAAATTATAGATACTGCAAATAAAAATAGGTCCAAATAATCAGATGAGGAAtattggaaacactttttgttTCTTCATCTGAATCCAAAAGAAAAACCGCCTATAACTTGTTTAACCTGTATCTTCCTAAGTTCTGTTTCCATATCAATTTGTCTAGATTCACATCTAGATAAGATATCTCACAAAAACATAAGTATTTCCAAATGGGGCACAAAAAATTgcaatattgattttatttaaatcataaagaAAGCTGCTAAAGGGCTATGGTTGTGGgatgtcatgctagttctcctcaattcaaaaaaaaaataataaataaagaaagcTGCTAAGGCAAAAAAAACAAAGAGAAGGAAACATGTAGAAAGCTATAACTCAACTAAGTAAAATCATTGCTGAAATAATTGCAGCACTGTTGTGTTTCCTTCTCTCTTGTGCAATAAAGGAAAAGCAATTTAAATTTACATCAGGGAGAAAATCAAAGCTTGAATACCTACCTACATTACCAAAAGCATCACTAATCTCGGAATGTATGAAATGGACAATGTCAACAAGCTTCTCCATAACCTACATAGCAAAAAAAGAAAGTATTTGTGTCTGTTCTTCAAAACTAGTCAGAATTG from Impatiens glandulifera chromosome 9, dImpGla2.1, whole genome shotgun sequence includes the following:
- the LOC124914287 gene encoding protein HEADING DATE REPRESSOR 1-like translates to MSESQRRKDVRCYCRPPDFETTSYPRGWLIGKKRKIVNVDVVESIRRIVVQEMNRKDREIDGLNEQLEEDAKCVEHLQVQLLEERNKRSHVERENVRLQSQIDMLISLVQENDDEEP
- the LOC124913952 gene encoding protein PSK SIMULATOR 1 isoform X3; the protein is MSSLIGKAGSVGLGKAVDVLDTLGSGMTNLNMSSTFVSGVTKKGNKIKILAFEVANTIVKGANLMQSLSKENITHLKESVLLSEGVQWLVSKDMDELLRIAAADKRDELKVFSREVVRFGNRCKDPQWHNLDRYFDKLESEFISEKPLKDDAENMMQQLMTLVQYTADLYHEMHALDRFEQDYRRKLQEENNSTASQKGDGLAIFKAELKNQNKHVKSLMKKSLWSWILEEVMEKLVDIVHFIHSEISDAFGNVDGNRPIKNNQKLGSAGLALHYANIISQIDTLVTRSSSIPPNTRDALYQGLPPNIKSALRPKLQSFQPIEDLSLHQIKAEMEKTLRWLVPIANNTTKAHHGFGWVGEWANTGCDVNRKATGQIETIKLETLHHADKEKVETHILELIVWLHYLISQSRSSTNNSKSPIKSPIRSPNQFQARKSSPPSLSVEDQQMLRDVNKRKLTPGISKSQEFDTAKTRLMKKHNRLSKSSSHSPTYESMKDHRPIHIRRPLSLPVIDFAIDKLKALDVIDRVDTVRSL
- the LOC124914729 gene encoding uncharacterized membrane protein At4g09580-like, translated to MAAPRNFLIEVGRVTDEEKAEESPISKKQIGVKLVGRRLFFGRWKFAAALGVFLIFFFGLFCIYFTIPAAQYGSLKLPRSISDLRILKDELATYAGAYPTRFVLGYCSIYIFMQTFMIPGTIFMSLLAGSLFGVVRGLFLVVFNATAGASSCYFLSKLLGKPIVTWLWPDKLKFFQAEIAKRREKLLNYMLFLRVTPTLPNLFINLASPIVDIPFHVFFFATVIGLIPASYITVKAGLTLAELKSVKDLYDFKTLSVLFLIGSIIILPTILKRKRIYE